One Rhodothermales bacterium DNA segment encodes these proteins:
- a CDS encoding 2-oxoacid:ferredoxin oxidoreductase subunit beta, producing the protein MHDQQDSQQPRKPTLPPGAQKKPTLPPGAKQPTLPPGAGAPAGGPKLPPGFSGDGGDGTPGLTRKDFETNQDVRWCPGCGDYAILATVQRLMPELGVPREKIVFISGIGCSSRFPYYMNTYGMHSIHGRAPAVATGLKVSRPDLDVWIITGDGDSLSIGGNHLIHILRRNVNVQLLLFNNQIYGLTKGQYSPTSEQGKVTKSTPYGSIDHPFNPVAVALGADSTFVARTMDRDPNHMKEILKRAHEHRGASFCEIYQNCNIFNDGAFFQFTEKATKPERAIFIEHGKPMLFDNGKQGIRLDGFKPEVIDLEGGKWSASDCLTYDETSRELAGIAGQMFWHEDMPRPFGVFYRVERPTYEEMLHQQLSQIVETRGKGDLEALLNAGDTWEVK; encoded by the coding sequence ATGCACGATCAGCAAGATTCCCAGCAACCCCGCAAACCGACGTTGCCACCCGGCGCTCAAAAGAAGCCTACGCTGCCTCCGGGCGCGAAGCAACCGACGCTGCCTCCGGGCGCCGGCGCGCCGGCCGGCGGCCCCAAACTGCCTCCCGGCTTTAGCGGCGACGGCGGCGACGGCACGCCCGGGCTCACCCGAAAGGATTTCGAGACGAACCAGGACGTCCGCTGGTGCCCTGGCTGCGGCGACTACGCCATCCTGGCTACCGTCCAGCGCCTGATGCCGGAACTCGGCGTACCGCGCGAGAAGATCGTTTTCATCAGCGGCATCGGCTGCTCGAGCCGCTTCCCGTACTACATGAATACCTACGGGATGCACTCGATCCACGGCCGCGCGCCGGCGGTGGCGACGGGCCTCAAGGTCAGCCGGCCCGACCTTGACGTGTGGATCATCACCGGCGATGGCGACTCGCTGTCGATCGGCGGCAACCACCTGATCCACATCCTGCGCCGCAACGTCAACGTCCAGCTGCTGCTCTTCAACAACCAGATCTACGGACTGACCAAGGGCCAGTACAGCCCGACGTCCGAACAGGGCAAGGTGACGAAGAGCACACCGTACGGCTCGATCGACCATCCGTTTAATCCGGTGGCCGTAGCGCTCGGGGCGGACTCGACCTTCGTCGCGCGCACCATGGACCGCGACCCGAATCACATGAAGGAGATCCTCAAACGCGCGCACGAGCACCGCGGCGCGTCGTTCTGCGAGATCTACCAGAACTGCAACATCTTCAACGACGGCGCCTTCTTCCAGTTTACCGAGAAGGCGACCAAGCCCGAGCGCGCCATCTTCATCGAACACGGCAAGCCGATGCTGTTCGACAACGGCAAGCAGGGCATCCGGCTCGACGGCTTCAAGCCGGAAGTGATCGACCTGGAAGGCGGGAAGTGGTCGGCATCCGACTGCCTCACGTACGACGAAACCAGCCGCGAACTCGCCGGCATCGCCGGCCAGATGTTCTGGCACGAGGATATGCCGCGGCCGTTTGGCGTGTTCTACAGGGTGGAGCGGCCGACGTACGAGGAAATGCTGCACCAGCAGCTTTCCCAGATCGTCGAGACCCGCGGCAAGGGCGATCTCGAAGCCCTGCTCAATGCGGGCGATACCTGGGAAGTGAAGTAG